CATCGGCATACGATTCGGGAGGACCCTTTTTTGATGGCTCTGGCGGACAGGGAACCCTGCGGGGCGGCGGCGGAGAAATCTCGGTAGGTGCTGGAGATCAGTGCTTCCAATACTGCCGTGGTTCTTATTCAAGGTGGCCCGTCAAAGTATCGCTGAACGGATGCCTGTTTGGCGAAGATGCGTTGGATTCCTGCCCGGGCGAATTCGGTGTTTTCCAGTTGGATTGCTCGCATGTGTCGGCTTGTTCCCCCTCACCGACTCCCATATGTCCCTCAAATCCCGATCCTCCCCATATCGAATCTTCCGTCGATCGCTTCCAGCCAGGCATTGTCTTCACGTTGTCACTCGTGCCTGAGGAACCCGGCTGGCCTTCGCCGATCGACGCGGTTTATTGGGAGTCAAGCGATGGGCTGGCGGAGACCACGCAATTGACCTCAATCGATGTCATTGTCCCTCAGCCTGCGCCAGAGAGCGTTTCCTTTAACGTTCGCGTGGAAGGGAGCAACCCTACGACCCCTGCCCACCATGGGAAGCTGAATCGACGACTCTGACGCTGCAGCGTGCCGCACCAACACCGTCCCCAACGCCTGCGGCACCCTCCGGATGGCTGATGGGATCTGCCCCGGACAGTCGAAGTTACGTCTCATCAGGACACTCCGTCACCACAGTCCCCAGGCACTGAATTCGAGATTTATTGCCCTCTTCGCCAGACCATTCTTGACGACGCTCCGTCGTTCAGTGGAAGGTTATGCCATGGCACGAACTGCGAGAATCATCCTTCCAGGCAAACCTCATCATGTCCTGCAACGTGGGGCTGCGGGTGAGACCGTGTTTTATGAGGACATCGACCGAACCACTTACCTCGAGCATCTGGCGCGATGTGCCGAGGAAGAACAGCTCGATATTCTCGCCTATTGCCTGCTCGAGAATCGAGTCCATCTCGTTGCCGTTCCAAAAACCGAAGATAGTCTCGCGATGACCCTGCGACGCACGCACAGCTTCTATAGTCGCTGGCTGAACGCGCACCTGGGTCGATCCGGGAACGTCTGGGGCGGACGTTTCATGTCCTCGCCGCTCGACAACGAATGGATGCTGAAGGCCATCCGCTACGTCGAGCGCCTGCCCGTCGTTGAGACAAATCTCCGCAAAGCCGAACGCTATGCCTGGAGCAGCGCCGCCGCCCACTGCGGACAGCGCGAAGACGACGTGCTCTCGAAGCGCCTGAGCCTGGCCAAAGAAGTTCCCAACTGGTCGAAGTGGTTGGCGGAGAAACAGCCTGAGGAAGAAACGATGGCGCTGGCTCGCACGATCAAGCGCAACCAGGCCATCGGAAGCCCACAATTCCTCGGTCGTTTAGAGAAGAAATTCGGACGCAACGTCGGCCCCAAACCCATCGGCCGGCCACGGAAGCGCTAGGCTCTCGTAACCAAACCCTAATCCACA
This genomic window from bacterium contains:
- a CDS encoding transposase is translated as MARTARIILPGKPHHVLQRGAAGETVFYEDIDRTTYLEHLARCAEEEQLDILAYCLLENRVHLVAVPKTEDSLAMTLRRTHSFYSRWLNAHLGRSGNVWGGRFMSSPLDNEWMLKAIRYVERLPVVETNLRKAERYAWSSAAAHCGQREDDVLSKRLSLAKEVPNWSKWLAEKQPEEETMALARTIKRNQAIGSPQFLGRLEKKFGRNVGPKPIGRPRKR